One stretch of Brettanomyces nanus chromosome 4, complete sequence DNA includes these proteins:
- the NPC2 gene encoding Phosphatidylglycerol/phosphatidylinositol transfer protein (EggNog:ENOG41): protein MKYTIVELLLFAVVAYAFSVQHLLDGSPQTLSEPIPGESPLELCDADISQLLTLSSVRMDPVPPERGQNLTISAVGTLSKLVESGAYVDVDVSYGYIKIIHQTYDLCDELPQVDMTCPLKRGYYKIEKEVEIPKEVPPGKYLVVARAYTKDDELITCLTGEAEFPPYNIVSGLGQLSDELMD, encoded by the coding sequence ATGAAGTATACTATAGTAGAACTCCTATTATTCGCAGTAGTGGCCTACGCATTTTCTGTgcaacatcttcttgatgGATCTCCCCAGACCCTCAGTGAGCCAATCCCAGGGGAGTCTCCTTTAGAATTGTGTGATGCAGATATCTCTCAGCTTCTCACTTTGAGTTCCGTTAGAATGGATCCTGTGCCACCTGAAAGGGGTCAAAATCTAACCATCAGTGCTGTGGGAACTTTGAGCAAGCTTGTTGAAAGTGGTGCCTACGTTGATGTCGACGTCAGTTATGGCTATATTAAGATCATTCATCAGACATACGATCTCTGCGATGAACTTCCACAAGTCGACATGACTTGTCCACTAAAGAGAGGTTACTATAAAATTGAAAAGGAGGTGGAAATCCCGAAGGAAGTGCCTCCAGGAAAGTATCTCGTCGTCGCTAGAGCCTATACCAAAGACGACGAATTGATTACTTGTTTGACTGGTGAGGCAGAGTTCCCTCCCTACAATATAGTTAGCGGATTAGGACAGCTCTCAGATGAGCTCATGGATTAG
- the MYO5 gene encoding myosin I (BUSCO:EOG093407F1) — MLGFRRNRNKNKSAPPPKKSHGPIKKAQYEHTRKKEVGVSDLTLLSIISDESINENLQKRFQNGIIYTYIGQVLISVNPFRDLGIYTQEVLNSYKNTNRLEVPPHVYAIAESMYHNMIAYSENQCVIISGESGAGKTEAAKRIMQYIANISGSMTTSSEIKHINDMVLATNPLLESFGCAKTLRNDNSSRHGKYLEIQFSKAFEPVSANITNYLLEKQRVVGQIKDERNFHIFYQFTKGASDKFRQSFGVQQPEQYLYTSASGCTSVDSIDDLRDFRETLKAMEIIGITQDEQEQVFRLLAAILWIGNITFAEDEEGNSTINDTSVTDFVAYLLQVNADVLCKAVTERVMETSHGMKRGSVYHVPLNPVQATASRDALAKGLYSNLFDWIVARVNQSFSSMKSQPFKSIGILDIYGFEIFEHNSFEQVCINYVNEKLQQIFIQLTLKSEQEEYVREQIQWTPIEYFNNQIVCDLIEAKRPPGIFAALDDACATAHADSVAADQSFAQRLSIVENNPHFSLRGAKFVIKHYAGDVTYDIKHMTDKNKDQMLKDLLEMIQTSQISFLHSLFPDKVDENNKKRPPTASQKIKKSANALVDTLSRATPSYMRTIKPNEHRSATEYNDKNVLHQIKYLGLKENVRIRRAGFAYRQTFEKFVERFYLLSSKTSYAGDYIWKGDSREATQIILTDTGFPQTEWQLGVTKVFIKKPETLFALEDMRESYWANKAKVIQRACRRYLKRRENAARIVQRLWRARITGETDKYTILRDYGTKLLGSRKQRRRLSMLGSRAFLGDYLGCNDRTGGFGKFLMETIGLSEKVIFSAHGQQLHSKFGRSAERLPKLFLITDSSFIVVGQQIIERKANYIIEETIPVRQIPKVSLSTLQDDWVAINLASSSRPDLLINTMFKTELLTYLKKLNSSLNVSIGETISYSRKPGKLRVVNFKVAAEAPSEGDIYKSAVVSVRQGLPASSHSKPKPKGKSIISNAVAKYKMTLAATGAYKSSGTRRSSHTARRQMNSVITPNPAAVVAPAAIQHPVTTSRFSRKTAPRPPPPPPKWPTYKAAYDFPGSGSPSELPVIKETVIYVLQDAGNGWSLGKTLDETKEGWVPTAYIVKCEPPQTTGSRPSPPPPPPPPKKVNGKVLPAVSNVTNTPANGDLASTLAAALKQKKEDESSMANDLAAAIRQKARRESDDEEEDDDW; from the coding sequence ATGCTCGGCTTTCGCAGAAACCGTAACAAAAACAAGTCTGCTCCTCCTCCTAAGAAGTCCCATGGACCAATCAAGAAGGCCCAATATGAGCAtaccagaaagaaggaggttGGTGTGTCAGATTTGACACTTCTTTCCATAATTTCTGACGAATCAATCAACGAAAACTTGCAAAAGAGATTTCAAAATGGCATAATATACACCTATATTGGCCAAGTGTTGATCTCAGTCAATCCTTTTCGTGATTTGGGTATCTATACTCAGGAGGTACTCAATTCTTATAAGAATACCAATCGTTTGGAGGTCCCCCCCCATGTTTACGCCATTGCCGAATCAATGTATCATAATATGATTGCATATAGTGAAAATCAATGTGTTATCATTTCCGGTGAGTCCGGTGCTGGTAAGACAGAGGCTGCAAAGCGTATTATGCAGTACATTGCCAATATATCCGGTTCTATGACTACCTCGTCCGAGATCAAACATATTAATGATATGGTCTTAGCTACCAATCCCCTTCTAGAGTCGTTTGGTTGTGCTAAGACTCTCAGGAATGACAATTCTTCACGTCACGGTAAGTACTTGGAGATACAGTTCAGCAAGGCTTTCGAACCCGTCTCTGCTAATATCACCAActatcttcttgaaaagcaACGTGTGGTTGGCCAGATCAAAGACGAGCGTAATTTCCACATCTTCTATCAATTCACTAAGGGCGCCAGTGACAAATTCCGTCAGTCGTTTGGCGTTCAACAGCCTGAACAGTATCTATatacttctgcttctggtTGTACCTCtgttgattccattgaCGATCTTAGGGATTTCCGCGAGACCTTAAAAGCCATGGAAATTATTGGTATTACACAGGATGAACAGGAACAAGTATTCCGTCTCTTGGCTGCCATCTTGTGGATTGGTAACATTACATttgctgaggatgaggaGGGAAACTCCACGATTAATGATACGTCTGTTACTGACTTCGTTGCTTATTTATTACAAGTGAATGCGGATGTACTTTGCAAGGCTGTCACTGAACGTGTCATGGAGACTTCTCACGGTATGAAACGTGGTTCAGTGTACCATGTTCCATTGAATCCTGTGCAAGCCACTGCTTCGCGCGATGCCCTTGCAAAAGGTTTGTACAGcaatctttttgattgGATTGTTGCAAGAGTCAATCAATCGTTTTCCAGTATGAAGTCACAGCCTTTCAAATCCATCGGAATTTTGGATATATACGGTTTCGAGATCTTCGAACATAACTCTTTTGAGCAGGTGTGCATCAACTATGTCAACGAGAAGCTCCAACAAATTTTTATTCAATTGACTTTGAAGTCAGAGCAGGAAGAGTATGTCAGGGAGCAGATCCAGTGGACTCCAATCGAGTATTTCAACAACCAGATTGTCTGTGATTTAATCGAGGCAAAACGTCCCCCTGGAATTTTTGCAGCTTTGGATGATGCCTGCGCCACTGCACATGCTGATTCCGTTGCAGCTGATCAATCTTTTGCTCAGAGATTGAGTATAGTTGAGAACAACCCTCATTTCTCTCTTCGTGGAGCAAAATTTGTCATCAAGCATTATGCTGGTGATGTCACCTATGATATCAAACATATGACTGACAAGAATAAAGATCAGATGCTTAAGGATTTGTTGGAGATGATTCAGACCTCTCAGATTTCGTTTTTGCACTCTCTTTTCCCAGACAAAGTGGATGAAAATAACAAAAAGAGACCTCCAACTGCCTCCCAGAAGATTAAGAAGAGTGCCAACGCTTTGGTCGATACATTGTCCCGAGCTACCCCCTCATACATGCGTACAATTAAACCTAATGAACATCGATCTGCTACAGAGTATAACGATAAAAACGTTCTTCACCAGATCAAATATTTGGGTTTGAAAGAGAACGTGAGGATTCGTCGTGCTGGTTTTGCATACAGGCAGACATTTGAGAAGTTTGTCGAACGGTTTTATctactttcttcaaagacttctTATGCTGGTGACTACATCTGGAAAGGAGATTCCAGAGAGGCCACGCAGATTATCTTAACAGATACCGGCTTTCCGCAAACCGAATGGCAGCTTGGTGTGACTAAAGTATTTATTAAAAAACCAGAGACATTGTTTGCTCTTGAAGACATGCGTGAAAGTTATTGGGCGAACAAGGCTAAAGTCATTCAGAGAGCCTGTAGACGGTACCTTAAGCGTCGTGAGAATGCTGCACGAATTGTACAGAGGCTGTGGCGAGCCAGAATCACTGGCGAGACCGATAAGTATACTATTCTCAGAGATTATGGTACCAAGCTTCTTGGATCTCGTAAACAGAGGCGCCGCTTGAGTATGCTAGGCTCAAGAGCTTTCTTGGGCGATTACTTGGGCTGTAACGACAGAACCGGAGGCTTTGGAAAGTTTCTTATGGAGACTATCGGCCTTTCAGAAAAGGTAATCTTTTCGGCACACGGACAGCAGTTGCACTCTAAGTTTGGCCGTTCAGCCGAAAGACTTCCGAAATTGTTTCTTATTACAGATTCGAGCTTCATTGTGGTTGGACAGCAAATTATTGAGCGTAAAGCCAACTACATCATTGAAGAAACTATTCCGGTTAGACAAATTCCTAAGGTTTCATTATCGACCCTTCAAGATGATTGGGTAGCCATAAATTTGGCGTCATCTAGTCGTCCAGATCTCTTGATCAACACGATGTTTAAGACTGAACTGTTGACGTATCTCAAGAAGCTGAACTCATCTTTGAATGTGTCTATCGGTGAGACCATTTCTTACTCCAGGAAACCTGGCAAACTGCGTGTGGTCAACTTTAAAGTGGCTGCTGAGGCTCCTTCCGAGGGCGATATCTACAAATCCGCTGTGGTGAGTGTCAGACAGGGCCTTCCAGCTTCATCGCACTCAAAGCCTAAACCCAAGGGAAAGAGTATCATCTCCAATGCCGTGGCTAAGTACAAAATGACCCTTGCCGCTACAGGCGCCTATAAGAGCAGTGGTACTCGAAGAAGTTCACACACAGCTAGACGTCAGATGAATTCAGTGATAACCCCAAACCCAGCTGCCGTTGTCGCTCCCGCTGCTATTCAACATCCTGTCACAACTTCCAGGTTTTCGAGGAAAACAGCTCCTCGACCCCCACCTCCACCGCCTAAATGGCCAACATACAAGGCTGCTTACGACTTCCCAGGCAGTGGTTCTCCCTCAGAACTACCTGTTATCAAAGAAACGGTGATCTATGTTCTTCAAGACGCCGGAAATGGATGGTCATTGGGTAAGACCCTTGATGAAACTAAAGAGGGTTGGGTTCCTACTGCTTACATAGTCAAATGCGAACCTCCGCAAACTACTGGCTCACGACCTTctccaccaccaccaccacctcctccaaagaaggtgaatGGAAAAGTTTTGCCAGCAGTTTCAAATGTTACAAACACTCCAGCTAATGGAGATCTAGCGTCTACATTGGCCGCTGCTttaaaacaaaaaaaagaggacGAATCTAGTATGGCCAATGATTTGGCTGCAGCTATTAGACAGAAAGCGCGCCGTGAGAGcgacgacgaagaagaagatgatgactGGTAA
- the ENO1 gene encoding phosphopyruvate hydratase (BUSCO:EOG093422E0): protein MSTVTKCHARYVYDSRGNPTVEVDLTTANGLFRAIVPSGASTGVHEALELRDEDKSRWLGKGVLKAVANVNDIIVPAILKAKINVTEQTKYDDFLNSLDGTPNKGKLGANAILGVSLAVAKAGAAVKGLPLYQYISDLAGSKTPYVLPVPFFNVLNGGTHAGGALAFQEFMIAPIGAKSFHEAMEIGAEIYQHMKKLAKKHYGQSAANVGDEGGVAPDIQSPKEALDLIMEAAKAAGHADKIGIAMDSASSEFYKNGKYDLDFKNPKSDGSRALTGTQMGELYADLIKNYPIVSLEDPYAEDDWATWTDNFPKTKVQIVGDDLTVTNPKRIAMAVQRKACDALLLKVNQIGTLTESIQAAKDAYAAGWGIMVSHRSGETEDTFIADLVVGLRTGQLKCGAPARSERLAKYNELMRIEESLGGKSIFAGKYFHTANKM, encoded by the coding sequence ATGTCTACCGTTACCAAGTGTCACGCCAGATACGTTTACGACTCAAGAGGAAATCCAACTGTTGAGGTCGATTTGACTACTGCCAATGGCCTTTTCAGAGCCATTGTTCCTTCCGGAGCCTCCACAGGTGTCCATGAAGCTCTTGAATTGAGAGATGAAGACAAGTCTAGATGGCTTGGAAAAGGTGTTTTGAAGGCTGTTGCCAATGTCAACGACATCATTGTTCCAGCAATTCTTAAAGCAAAAATCAATGTCACTGAACAGACTAAGTACGATGACTTTTTGAACTCCTTGGATGGTACTCCAAACAAGGGTAAGTTGGGTGCTAATGCTATCTTGGGTGTCTCCTTGGCTGTTGCCAAGGCTGGTGCTGCTGTTAAAGGTCTTCCATTGTATCAGTACATCTCTGACCTTGCCGGATCCAAGACACCATATGTGTTGCCAgttccatttttcaatgtTTTGAACGGTGGTACTCATGCCGGTGGTGCTTTGGCTTTCCAGGAGTTTATGATTGCTCCAATTGGTGCCAAGTCTTTCCATGAAGCTATGGAGATTGGTGCTGAGATTTACCAGcatatgaagaagttggccaagaagCATTACGGTCAATCCGCTGCTAACGTTGGTGATGAAGGTGGTGTTGCTCCAGATATTCAATCTCCAAAGGAAGCTTTGGATTTGATTATGGAGGCTGCTAAGGCTGCTGGCCATGCCGACAAGATTGGTATCGCCATGGactctgcttcttctgaattCTACAAGAATGGTAAATATGACTTGGACTTCAagaatccaaagtctgatGGTTCTAGAGCCCTTACTGGTACTCAAATGGGTGAATTATACGCtgatttgatcaagaaCTACCCAATTGTTTCCCTTGAGGACCCATACGCTGAGGATGACTGGGCTACTTGGACTGATAATTTCCCTAAGACCAAGGTTCAAATTGTCGGTGATGATTTGACTGTTACCAACCCTAAGAGAATTGCCATGGCCGTTCAGAGAAAGGCATGTGATGCTTTGCTTTTGAAGGTTAACCAGATCGGTACCTTGACTGAGTCTATTCAGGCCGCCAAGGATGCTTACGCTGCCGGCTGGGGTATCATGGTTTCCCACAGATCTGGTGAGACTGAGGACACCTTTATTGCTGACCTTGTTGTTGGATTGAGAACTGGACAGTTGAAGTGCGGTGCTCCAGCTAGATCCGAGAGATTAGCCAAGTACAACGAGTTGATgagaattgaagagtcttTGGGTGGCAAGTCTATCTTTGCCGGTAAGTACTTCCATACTGCCAACAAGATGTAA
- a CDS encoding uncharacterized protein (BUSCO:EOG09340L6P), translating into MSDIDKVAQLLAKSLQSRTAKEAEVGLKSLETQQGFPLTFLHIVASDKADISVRLAAALYFKNLVKRKWIVESGQYQLHTQDVQMIKQEIVDLMIQLPDHLQVQIGEAISLIAESEFPQLWPELLDLLVSKLNPDDMITNKGILKVAHSIFKRWRPLFRSDDLFREIKFVLDKFAQPFLDLLIRVDQLIDQTSQGPVEKLSLLFENMLLLIKVYYDLNCQDIPEFFEDHLKQGMTVIHKYLKYNNGLLEDSTEDEEIDPVTNVKISICELIQLYTTRYEEEFHDFIPSFIQTVWDLLNTITLQPKYDILASKGLRFLTAIASAPTYAPTINNEEALKQITEKIILQNVTLRESDEEMFEDDPIEYTRRDLEGSDSDTRRRAATEFLRALKENNEKVVTQVIMSYVNNYLQQFQADQSHWKAKDIAIYLFSAIASKGSMTNAGVTVTNILVDVVQFFTAYVAPDLVNKAAHPILKVDAIKYIFIFRNQLTKQQLNETFPLLSAHFEDNNYVVYTYTAITVEKILSLRDPSNHQQLLFNKNDIPSNISKGLLMNLFSLMFKKGDTPEKLAENEFLMKCVMRVLLTAEDSLQDATSDLLQQLLKVIQIISKNPSNPKFSHYTFESVCVIIKSNRTNVDNYFQIIKPTMLGILSQEIQEFIPYSFQILAFCLEIYPPGKPVPEEYSQLVKPLCSPAVWESRGNTPAIARLLSAIVKYVPSLFFSGEHLTPILGVFQKLISSKVNDHLGFELMETILLSIDIQYLEQYLKQIGIIIMSRLQNFRTEKFVKRFIVFLCWICCLPSSRDMENKNHLNSQFVINFIDNIQQGLFGQVLDNFIIPHIATFNNLQDKKILIVGLTNLLVENSSSLDNQKFINALKETLKLLVSDSIKNYMNIDENMELLMDLDNEDMTFGSSYNQLNIIQTRPSDPVRQISNMDLIQQYVKAKLEDMNRIDEAIAALQSYGDADITGALNRLGLA; encoded by the coding sequence ATGTCTGATATCGATAAGGTAGCACAGTTGCTTGCCAAGTCTCTTCAGTCGAGGACGGCAAAGGAGGCTGAAGTGGGACTAAAGAGTCTCGAGACTCAGCAGGGCTTTCCACTTACTTTCCTTCATATTGTTGCCTCGGACAAGGCTGACATTAGTGTGCGTCTTGCTGCTGCTTTGTACTTTAAGAACCTAGTGAAGCGGAAATGGATTGTTGAATCAGGCCAGTATCAACTTCATACCCAAGATGTTCAAATGATCAAGCAGGAGATTGTTGATCTGATGATTCAACTACCGGATCATCTCCAGGTGCAGATTGGTGAGgcaatttctttgatagcCGAATCCGAATTTCCTCAATTGTGGCCCGAATTACTTGACTTGCTTGTTTCCAAGTTGAATCCTGATGATATGATCACCAATAAAGGAATCTTGAAGGTGGCACACTCTATCTTCAAGCGCTGGAGACCATTGTTCCGTTCGGACGATCTTTTTAGAGAGATCAAGTTCGTCTTGGACAAGTTTGCACAACCTTTTCTGGATCTGCTTATTCGTGTTGACCAGCTGATTGATCAAACCAGTCAAGGACCTGTGGAGAAATTGTCACTTTTATTTGAAAACATGCTCCTATTGATTAAAGTATACTACGACTTGAATTGCCAGGATATTCCAGAATTCTTTGAGGATCACTTGAAGCAAGGAATGACTGTCATTCATAAGTATTTGAAGTACAACAACGGACTACTTGAGGATTctacagaagatgaagaaatagaCCCAGTCACCAATGTTAAAATTAGCATTTGCGAGTTGATTCAATTGTATACCACTagatatgaagaagaattcCACGATTTCATTCCTTCTTTCATTCAAACCGTTTGGGATCTGTTGAATACCATCACCTTGCAACCCAAATATGATATTCTTGCCTCGAAAGGCTTGAGATTCTTAACTGCCATTGCATCCGCACCAACTTACGCTCCTACCATTAATAACGAAGAAGCCTTGAAGCAGATTACCGAGAAGATCATTTTACAAAATGTCACTCTTCGAGAATCAGACGAAGAAATGTTTGAAGATGACCCAATTGAATACACTAGAAGAGATTTAGAAGGCTCCGATTCAGACACTAGAAGACGTGCAGCTACGGAATTTTTGAGAGCTTTAAAAGAGAATAACGAGAAGGTAGTGACTCAGGTCATCATGTCTTATGTGAACAATTACTTGCAGCAGTTTCAAGCGGACCAATCTCATTGGAAGGCTAAGGACATCGCTATCTACTTGTTTAGTGCCATTGCCTCCAAGGGTTCTATGACAAATGCGGGTGTCACCGTCACTAATATTCTTGTCGACGTGGTGCAATTCTTCACCGCTTATGTGGCACCGGATTTGGTCAATAAAGCTGCACATCCTATTTTGAAAGTGGATGCAATCAAATatattttcatcttcagaaaccAATTGACTAAGCAGCAGTTGAATGAGACTTTCCCATTACTTTCAGCGCACTTTGAGGACAACAACTACGTCGTTTACACATACACAGCCATAACTGTGGAGAaaattctttctttaaGGGATCCTTCCAACCATCAACAGTTGCTCTTCAATAAAAATGATATTCCCTCCAATATTTCCAAGGGTTTGTTGATGAATCTATTTTCTTTAATGTTTAAGAAAGGAGATACACCGGAGAAATTGGCCGAGAACGagttcttgatgaagtgCGTAATGAGGGTTCTTTTAACAGCTGAAGATTCCTTACAGGATGCTACCTCTGATCTATTACAACAGTTGCTGAAGGTGATCCAGATCATCAGCAAGAATCCTTCTAATCCGAAATTTTCTCACTATACGTTTGAATCGGTCTGTGTCATCATAAAATCCAATCGAACGAATGTGGATAACTACTTCCAGATTATCAAGCCAACCATGTTGGGTATCCTTTCCCAGGAAATACAGGAGTTTATCCCTTATTCGTTTCAAATCTTAGCGTTCTGTCTCGAAATATATCCACCTGGTAAGCCAGTGCCTGAGGAGTATTCGCAGTTAGTGAAACCACTTTGCTCTCCTGCTGTTTGGGAGTCCAGAGGTAATACTCCTGCTATAGCTCGACTTTTATCCGCAATAGTTAAATATGTACCCTCGTTGTTCTTTAGTGGAGAACATTTGACGCCGATCTTGGGTGTTTTCCAAAAGCTCATCTCTTCGAAAGTGAACGATCACTTAGGCTTCGAACTTATGGAAAcgattcttctctccattGACATCCAATACCTTGAACAATATTTAAAGCAGATtggaatcatcatcatgtCTCGTCTCCAAAATTTTCGTACCGAGAAGTTTGTTAAGAGATTTATAGTCTTTCTTTGTTGGATCTGCTGCCTTCCATCTTCAAGGGATATGGAGAACAAAAACCATTTGAATTCACAATttgtcatcaatttcattgATAATATACAACAGGGGTTGTTTGGTCAGGTTCTTGACAACTTTATCATCCCTCATATTGCTACTTTTAACAATCTTCAGGATAAGAAAATCCTTATTGTTGGTCTGACAAACCTGTTGGTTGAGAATTCATCCTCGTTGGACAATCAGAAATTCATCAATGCTCTAAAAGAGACGTTAAAATTATTAGTTTCTGATAGTATCAAAAACTACATGAACATCGACGAGAACATGGAGTTATTGATGGATTTAGATAATGAGGATATGACGTTTGGATCCAGCTACAACCAGCTTAACATCATCCAGACAAGACCTTCAGATCCAGTGAGACAGATATCCAACATGGATCTGATCCAGCAATATGTGAAGGCCAAATTAGAAGATATGAATCGTATTGATGAGGCAATTGCAGCACTACAGAGCTATGGAGATGCAGACATAACAGGAGCACTCAATAGACTCGGGCTGGCCTAA
- a CDS encoding uncharacterized protein (BUSCO:EOG09344NV3), translating into MSTTVPNSDYTDSLDQQQYQQYQQQIHQFQQQQPSQQQQQLQQQQLQQQQLQQQQQRQQQQRQQQQQQQQQQAYQGYYSQQIPPSYIDPNAGVAGMYASLDQNTLIGAPVTIPGAVGRPQGSTSSGVQNIADISGVPVPGVPGVPVVPVVPGVSGVPGVPGVPGVPGVPRVPGVPGAPGAPGAPGVIGVPGVPRVSAIQGVPDVGPAVSGPSAAAAQDQPYYVNAKQYHRILKRRIARAKLEENLKIQKGRKPYLHESRHKHAMRRPRGQGGRFLTAVEIAEREKQTHIDEMNEKKTTESKTSPNADSFDSSNEQNLPITSDDRSRSHTDLSNADDSVDSKAAPSTASPEKSPEKQSEARSTSIEPSSNESVSSPSEDHVHSSD; encoded by the coding sequence ATGTCTACTACTGTACCCAATTCCGACTATACTGATTCGCTTGATCAGCAACAGTACCAACAATATCAGCAGCAGattcatcaatttcaacagcaacagccgtcccagcagcagcagcagctacagcaacagcagctacagcaacagcaactacagcaacagcaacaacgacaacagcagcaacggcaacaacaacaacagcagcagcagcagcaagCATATCAAGGCTACTACTCACAACAGATTCCTCCTTCTTACATTGATCCCAATGCTGGTGTAGCAGGAATGTATGCGTCTCTGGACCAGAATACGCTGATAGGGGCTCCAGTGACCATTCCCGGTGCAGTTGGACGGCCTCAGGGCTCCACATCTTCCGGTGTGCAGAATATAGCTGATATTTCTGGTGTTCCAGTTCCTGGGGTCCCTGGGGTCCCTGTGGTTCCTGTTGTTCCCGGGGTTTCAGGGGTCCCTGGGGTCCCTGGGGTTCCTGGAGTGCCTGGGGTGCCTCGGGTGCCTGGGGTGCCTGGAGCTCCTGGAGCTCCTGGAGCTCCTGGAGTTATTGGGGTCCCTGGGGTTCCACGAGTTTCAGCTATTCAGGGGGTTCCGGATGTCGGCCCTGCCGTTTCTGGCCcatctgctgctgccgcGCAAGACCAACCCTATTATGTCAACGCCAAGCAGTATCATAGAATCCTTAAAAGGAGAATTGCGAGAGCTAAGTTAGAGGAAAACCTTAAGATCCAGAAAGGTCGCAAACCCTATCTTCATGAATCAAGACATAAGCATGCTATGAGAAGACCCCGTGGCCAAGGTGGCCGTTTTCTTACTGCAGTTGAAATTGCCGAGCGTGAAAAGCAGACTcatattgatgaaatgaatgagaagaaaactACCGAGTCAAAGACATCTCCGAACGCGGATTCCTTCGATTCTTCTAATGAGCAGAATCTGCCCATTACCTCTGATGATAGATCCAGGAGTCACACGGACTTGTCAAATGCCGACGATTCCGTCGATTCAAAGGCTGCTCCTTCTACTGCTAGTCCTGAGAAATCTCCAGAAAAACAATCGGAAGCTCGTTCTACTTCCATTGAACCCTCTTCCAATGAATCCGTTTCTTCTCCCTCTGAAGACCACGTGCATTCATCCGACTAG